gctaatgccactaggaggcaggacacaacagaataagaaatgtgactcctcctccactggctataccctcAGCAGTAGGCGGAGCCggaatcagtttgtaccaaagtagtACTAAGTAGAGAATAACAACTAACAACTTGTAACTTGAACATACTGACAACAGGCAGTAACATGTCTGACGGACAGAGAAGGGCCTCCATCCGGgaagggaagtcctgtgtcccccaagcgactgaagagaaagagatttaacggtgagtacacacaaaatctccttttctccttgtcggcttgggggacacaggagacagtggggacgtaccaaagctgtcccctatcCTCAGGGAGGGAAGGATAGGCCCTATGAGGAAGCAGCTACAGCGGCTTGGAGAACTCTCCTGCCGAAGCGTGCGTCAGATGCCGCAAAAGTGTCAAAGTGATAAAATTTTGTGAAAGAGTGGATGGAAGACCACGTGGCCGCTTTGCATAGCTGATCAGCTGATGCCTGGTTTCTGAAGGCCCAAGACGTGCTCATCCCTCTAGTGGAGTGAGCCGTGACCTTGACCGGAGGAACTCGACCTTGTGCCGTGTATGCTCTTTGTATGGCTTGCTTGATCCATCTGGAGACAGAAGATTTGGCCGCTGGTAAACCCCTTTTGAGGTCCTGAAGGGAGAACGAACAGTGCATCCGATTGACGGAAGTCCTGAACTCTGTGTAGGTAGAATTTGAGGGCTCTGACAGGGTCAAGAGTGTGCAGTGCAGCCTCCTTTGGATTGGAGGGTGACGGGCAAAATGTTGGAATGGTGATCTCCTGATTTAAATGAAAATCCAACACCACCTTCGGTAGGAAGGAGGGTACAGTGCGGAGGACCGCTCTGTCGtgatgaaaaatgagaaaaggtgaCTTGCAGGATAAGGCGGTGAGTTCTGAAACACGGCTGGCAGAGGCAATTGCTAGGAGAAAAACGGTCTTCCAGGTAAGCCACTGAAGGGGAATAGAACCCACCGGCTCGAAGGGTGGTTTCTGCAATGCCTTCAGCACCAGTGTCAGGTCCCATGGGGGTGCCGGTGGTCGAACTGGGGGAGCGAGGTGAGCCACCCCCTGGAGAAAAGTCTTGACGTCAGGTAGGAATGCGAGTCTCCATTGAAAAAGGACAGAGAGAGACGAAATCTGGGACTTTAGAGAACCGAGGGATAGGCCCAAGGCAAGGCCGTCTTGAAGGAACTCCAGCAGATCCGGGACTGAGAAAACTGCGAAGGTCTTCTTGCGACTATGGCACCAGGCTCGGTATGTGGACCATACTCTGTGGTAGGTTTTAGCAGATACTGGTTTTCTAGCTGCCCGCATGGTGCGTATGACTGCGTCTGAGAAACCTTTCTTCCTCAGGATtttggtctcaagagccacgcagtCAAACTGAGATGTGCCGGATTGGGATGCCGGATGGGCCCTTGTAGGAGCAGATCCGGCCGAAGAGGAAGAGTGCGGGGTTCCGCTATGGATAGGTTGAGGAGGTCCGAGTACCATGTGCGTCGAGGCCACCTTGGAGCAATTAGGATTAAGGTGGTGTGCTCCCTCTGTAGCTTTCTGATCGTTCTGGGAAACAGAGGCAGTGGAGGGAAGGCGTAGGCTAGGTTGAAGTTCCAGGGAGACGTGAGGGCGTCCGCCCCCAGAGCTAGTGGGTCCCGGTAGCGGGCTAGGAAGGTCGGTACCTTTCGATTCTGCCTTGTCGCCATGAGATCGACCTCTGGAGTGCCCCAATGATCGGTTATCTCTAGGAAGATGTCCTCGTTTAACGACCATTCCCCTGGGTCCAGGGTCTGACGACTGAGGAAGTCCGCCTCCCAGTTTAGGAGGCCTGGAATGTAGATTGCTGACAGTTGGGCATGGTGATCCTCTGCCCATTGAAGAATGAGGCTGGCTTCGTTCTGGGCTTTTCGGCTTCTTGTGCCGCCCTGATGATTGATGTAGGCCACTGCTGTGGCGTTGTCTGACTGGATCTTTATCGCTTGGCCTGACAGGTCGCGTTGCCAGTGGGTCAGACCCAACCGAATGGCTCTGATTTCCAACAGGTTGATGGGTAGGGTCCGTTCTTCCTGGGACCACCTGCCTTGTGCTGAGCGTCCTTCCAGCACTGCTCCCCATCCGAACAGACTTGCGTCCGTTGTTAGTAGACGCCATTGGGGTTCTCCCAGATGTCTTCCTGTGGACAAGTGTTGAGGTTTAACCACCAAGAAGAGACGTCTGGGTTTTGTGTGATAGACGGATCTCATGTAGGAGAGATTTCCGTTTCCAGGCAGAAAGTATGTTCCACTGCAACTCCCTGAGGTGATGTTGGGCAAAGGGGACGGCTTCTATGGTTGATACCATGACCCCCTGGACTTTCATGCAGTGTCTGGCTGAGTGGGTTGGTTTGACCAGCAGCGTATTCACTAGGGCCTGGAGTCTCACAATCTTGTCTTGTGGGAGAGAGACTTGTTTGGTCCTGGTGTTGAACTGCATTCCCAGGAAAATCATGGATTGACTGGGAACCAGGGACGATTTCTCCCGGTTGATGCACCATCCGAGCTGTTGAAGCTTGGAGATGGAGATCTGTAGCAGTGTTGTGCTGCCGAGAAGGAAGGAGCTTTGATCAACAGGTCGTCGAGGTAGGGAGTAATGGATATTCCCTCGTTTCGGATCAGGGCTGTGGCAGCCGCCATGATCTTCGTGAAGACTCGAGGGGCTGAGGTGAGTCCGAAGGGGAGGGCTGTGAATTGGTAGTGTAGGTTTTGAAAGGCAAATCGTAAGTATTTCCGATGGGGAGGGAAAATTGGAACATTGCAGGTAGGCATCTTTATATCGAGGGATGTCAGGAATTGGCCCTCGGTCATGGCTGCTATGATGGACCtgagggattccatcttgaatcttcGAGGTCGGATGAACCTGTTTAGCCCTTGAGGTCTAGAATGGGTCGTACGGACCCGTCTTTCTTGGGGACGACGAATAGGTTTGAATAGTAACCCTTGAATCTTTCCCCTCTGGGAACTGGTGAGATCACTTCTGTTTGAAGGAGGTTCAAAATCACCAGACGAAAAGCCCTTTGCTTGTCTTGTTCCCGAGGGAGTCTTGACAAAGAACCTTTGAGGGGGCCGTGAGGAAAATTCGAGATGGTAGCCTTGTGACACTACCTCGTGTATCCAAGAATCCTGAGTAATTGAGAGCCAGGTATCCGCAAAACGGTGAAGCCTTCCGCCTAGAGGTACCTGGGGAGACGGGGGGGGAGACCCCGTCATGCAGAGATGATGATTTGTCTGAAGGTCTGGAAGAGGGTTTGCGATTCTGCCAGGAGGATCTGGGCTTGCCCCCGAACCTCCCTCTATTGGAGGGAGTGTGTCGTGGAGGAGATGACCTATTGCCCTTGTTTTGGGAGGGACGAAAGGACCTTCCTCTGCGAAAAGGCAAGCGAGGCTTTGGTTGTGGAAGTAATGTGCTTTTGCCTCCGGTCGCTTGACTGATGATCTTGTCAAGGTCGGGGCCGAATAGAAGCTTTCCTTTGAATGGAAGAGAGGTAAGAGACTTCTTTGAAGAAAGTCTGCTGTCCACAATTTTAACCAGAGGCATCTGCGTGCCGCAACAGACAGGGTGGAGGTTCTGCCGATGATTTGTGCTGCATCTAGGGAAGCTTCACAGATGTAATCATTCGCCTCTTTTATCTGGGATGCCCATTGCGCTAGCTGGTGGCGTGGGGCTCCAGAAGAAATCCCTTGAAGTAGAGTGTCAGACCAGGCCTGAATAGCCCTGCTAACCCAAGCTGTGGCTAGCACTGGTCGGAGGGAAgtacccgatgctgaaaattggGAGCGAAGTAAGCCCTCTAATTTCTTGTCCATATGATCTTTAAAAGATGCGTCAGGAACTGGTAGAGCTGTTATTTTTGGATAAACGTGAGACAGGTGCGTCCACTGATGGTGGAGAGGACCACTTGTCAGTCGAGTCTGATGGAAAGGGGTACAGTTTGAGGAATCTGCGGTTTGGCTGGAACCGccgctcaggtttgtcccattcCTGTTGAATAATCTGTTCAAGTGGGAATGAGCTGGGAAGGTAGGCGAGGATCTACTGTTTCTTTTGAAAAGGGCTTTGGCAGCCTTCGGGTTCTCTTCGGTCTCCTGAAGGTGGAGCGTTTCAATGACAGAAGCTATTAGGGAGTCAACTGCTTCAGAAGAGAATTTTGGAGATTCGTCCTCTGGTTGATCTGAGATGTGAGACAGCTCACCGCCAGAAAGGAGAAATCCCCGTCAGGTTCTGGTGGAGGTGAGGAGAAACCTGGGGAATTGCTGCCGCTTTCCTCGTCTGGGGAGAAGGGGCTCTGCGCTTTGGGACCCTTTTTTAGGATTGTCCAAGCGGGAAAGGAGCTTGTCCAGGGAAAGGGCCAATTTCGGAATCCCCGTGGCAAGATGAGAGGCCCAATCTGGATGGCCTGTGGCCCTGAGGCTGCAGCCTCTGACTGGTTTGGAGGGGAGGCCTTTGGGAAGCCTGGTCCACCTGGGGGGAGGCAGGACTTGGGAATCAGAAACCTGTGCGGCAGGTTTACATTAGTACAGAAAGGCTCCTTATGTCCCCCTGGCAGCTTTTTGCGGCATTTGGCGCAGGCCAGATATCTTACAGAGGCAGAGGATCCCCTGGAGAAAATGCCCTCGCTGGCACCCTCAGACATGTTGCCCCCTAAGTCAAAGTATAATGTAATACTTGCTGTGGATGCCCCTGCTGTTGGATAGCCAGGGAGAGAGCCAGAGGGTTAGCGCTGGTGGCAGGAATGCAGTGAGGGAGGCCCACTGAAGCCTGTTTTCCCCCGTGTAGCAGGAAGGTCTGGGAGAGAATGCACTCCGAAGCGCTTGTCTCTCAGTGCGGGGAGCGAaggaccggaagtgacgtcacggccCGTGAAGCCGCCGCGCGCGAAAAGGCGCGAGAAAAAGTGAGCGAATCAGAGGGAGTGAGGGATGCGCTGCTGTGAAGCAAGCGCTGCCTCAATGCGCACTATGCCTGCCTAAAGTATCAGACACGCTCTGCGAAGGATAGGGGAGTGTGGCTGAGGAGGAAGAGGGCCAATCAGGGGCTGTGTGGATAGAAGCACCCTGTGTAGCCAGTGCCCTATTTTCATGTAGACATCACCAGAGCCAGGTACAGCATGAGCCTTGTGGGGGCTGCTGATGGCAAATGGGACACCcgaaggggtggggggggggagagtacTCACCTACCCCAGGCACAGATCTCTTCCTTGTCTCCTGGCCAGCCGACAGTCCTTCTGCAGAAGAAGAAGTCGATTAGGCTGGATGGTCAGGCTGCAGTTAGCCTTAGTGACGCCAGGGACAGAATCCACGTTGGGAGAAGTCAGAAGGACACACAGCTCAGTGCAGGTGACTTAGACTTTCCAGTGTAGAAGGTGTTGTATAGAGAGATAAGAGAGATAGTCCTAACCTCCTtaggacacaacaaaaactgaTTCCGGCTCCGCCTACTGCTgagggtatagccagtggaggaggagtcacatttcttattctgttgtgtcctgcctcctagtggcattagctatacccactgtctcctgtgtcccccaagccgaCAAGGAGAAATTTGTAGTGATTTTTTGTGTCATTTGAAAAGGAACTGTGACGAGTCCGCAACAGCATCTGGAATTTTAAGGTCTAGGCATCTAAGTACAGAGGAAATAAGTGTATCTAGGGACTCTGATAATGGTTTTGGGAGATCCTCCTCCACATCGGAGTGATTGGAATGGTGAGAGAAAAGTTCACCTCCGCTAAGGTAATTGCCATCGCTCTGGTGAAGTGGGACATGATCCACAGTCACTATCCTGACCCGTAGAATTGGAGGTCGGGCGTTTAGTAGACCTGGGTACTCCTGAGGCTCGTCCCAAGACTAATTTGTGTAATAACTTATCTAGGCACTCTAATTTAGAGATACCTGTGGAAAGGTGCAGAGTCCAAGTGGGCGTTTCCTGCGCAGAGGAGGTGATTGGCAGAGCAGAAGTAGCCGGGGAAGTTAGTGGAGGAGAAACCTCCTTGTGGGGTTCAGATGGAGGGGACCTCCAGAGCTGGAGAAGAAGCGCCGGGACCAATGGTGGACCAACAGGTGTTCCTTGAGACCCATGGGGAGGCGTTTGCAGCATGAAGCACATGCCAAATAATCTACCTTGCTTTGCTTGGCCTTGTAAATGGCCTCTCTGTATTACCCTCAGCCATGGTGTGCGTGATGGGAATATGCTGTATGTGCCTTTTAATACCACAGAGGGCGTGAAATCTTTTTCTTTTACAGGAGGCGGCTGCGGATAGGCAATGGAGTTAGCCAGTAGTATATGTAGGCATACTCGCCCAGCAGCCACATTTGCGAAGTATCCAGGGTGCTCTGGTGCTGGACAGTGCCAAAGCACTGTACAGACCTGACTCCTTAAGCGGAGACCTCTAGGACAGCCCTTAATGCCAGCAGTGCTTGCTGGCCACAGAATAGTGTGTAAGGCTCTTAAAAGTTTCCTGAACCATATGAGTATGCAAGGTCCTCTCTCTCTTAAGGACACTAGAAAAAAACAGTTATTTCGGTAGGTATGTAGGAATATTTTCTTATTCTGTAGTGTCCTGCTTCCTAGTGGTCACTGATATACCCATGGTTCCAGTGTCCCACAGCCTATTGcaagagaaaataaaattaataacattgtagcctttaGGGGGCAATAGTTGTTGGGCTGATGGTGTAAGTGACCAGTctgaaagatgaaaaaaaaaaaaaaaaagaataaagacgAACTTTCTAAAAAAAGAgggctttctataacatactcaaattAACTACCCATTTCAGTTGATGACAGAGCCAGGGATAAAAACAGCTATACTACTGGGAAAGATCAAACATACCTCTGTAGAGCTGGACTCTGTGCTAAATGAGCTCACGGGTTTACTCCAGGTATCGGTGCCAGGCGGAACAGAGATTCCTGGCAGGGTAGAAGAGAGAGTTATTAGCCAGAATTATATCATCATGATTTGGCAAGTCACACACTGCATATAAACAGTTTTATTACCAACCTTGGCCGCTGCTCTCCCAGATTTCTTTGGCCGTAACATTGGCTTGATCCAGGCACATGCCATTctgttttttggcaaaacgaggGGGAATCCTAGACTGGATACTGCTGCCCTTTGAAGGCACCTGGATGACACAGACAGTAAAGAATTAGAACTCACACAGCTTATTACATGCTCTCAGAGCAGTAACTTGTCATTTAGAGAACAGATATTAGGCATGACAAAACTGAAGGCTCAAACTGAATCCAATTCAGTGCCATGAGGTGCTCACCTGAATCACCTGGTCCTTTTTTCGACAATCATTTTCCATCACACGATGAGGCTTGTTACCAATGTCTCCAACCTCTGACTCTTCCTCAAGCATGGAGTCTGATAACAAGCCAGagtgtattaaaaacaaaaacagggcAAAGAAAATCTTTCCCACATCCAGGATGCACTAAGCAGCATTGGGAAAAATCATTAAACAAGATGCCAAAGACTGAAGGACATTACTCCCAAATGGGTGCTATACTTCAAAGGTCCACCCCATTCCCCTACTCAGTGGAATACGCCTTTAAATACAAACCTCCATATTTCAGGTCGAACTGTGTGATCGCCTCATTTTTATCACTTGATTTGAGACCAGGCATCCTTGAATCCCTTTCCTGTTTCTTCCCTGTCTCTCCACCATCACAGTGCATAGACCTGTCCATGGCGTAACGATGATGGCTCTCTGCGCCATAAGAATCTTCAGAACAACGGCTAAATAAGAAAAAGTTACCATTGGTGTCcggttcatatttaaaaaaaaaaaaaaagcaaggtgcACAATATTCTGTTGCTACAGGGAGCACTTTACTCTATTCTTGCTCCTCTAAGAAACAATGGAATCTATAGCAGATATGAATATCTCTATATGAGATGAGGCTAAGGATCAATAAATAACAATTACCTGCTCTTCAATGGACCGGAATTCTTCTGCAAATCATTGCGGGAGGAACTCCCACCTACTCTTGCAGGCATTTCATCATAACCGGATGGCTCCATTTTGCGACTCTGACGCTCCACTAGAGGTCTCTGGCTGGAGAAACTTCTCTTGGACAGCTCTCTTTTTTCAGACAGCCCCCTGCCGCTTTGGCTCCCATCTCCATCCATATCCCCCGGCCTCTTCTCACTAAAGTCGCTGCTTTCTGAAGCAGTTTCCCAGTCTTCGGTCACGTGATCGGCGTTATGGTGGGACATTTCTGGAGACCTCCTAAGAATTGGGCCGGATTTGTCATTTAGGGGCCCTGTTGGACGAGCCTGCCAGTGTTCACTGCTGTTCCCAGCTCCAACTGTCTCTTCACCACTCCACTGACCAAGAGGGTCTCTTTCCTGTCTAAGGCGTCTAAACCTTGGAGGTTTGTCTTGGCGTGGGGGGCGCCGTCTGCTAAAAGATCTCTTTTCCAAACTATCCCGATCTGAATATTCCTCTTGGAATAAAGACCTCCTCTCATCTCCGTGGCCTTCCTCAAAACCTCTACTAGGAAACGAGTCTGCATATCTATAATCATGAGCATAGTCTCTGTCTGCATGATGGCGGTTCCCATATGACTCAGAGGGTGCACCATGCTCTTGCCAAGATGATCCCCCAGTCTTAGCTTGCCAGTGGGAGGACTCCTTGGTGGCTAATGGCCTCCTCCCATAGCTGTTGCTCAGCCTTGGAGGGAGAGATCTTCCAAATGCTCTTGGAGCTCTTGATTTTGAGTCAGCGTTACTCTGATCATCTGCATAATTCCGATTAGATCTCCATGAATCCTGAAAGTCCCCCTTTTGCACATCTTCAGTTTCCCTTTCTGGTACGGTGGGTTCGTTCCCATTTTCCATCCCCCTCTGCCTCCTGCGTTTCGGAAGCTCTTCATATTCTGACCCTTCGCTGTGTGTTTCGCTTGCAACCCTCCTCCGGGAAGCCTTTCCCCTAAGATCTTCAGGGGGATTATACTCTCGAAGGCCCCGACCTCGGCTGACCTTCTGCCCACTGTAGGTTCCAGAGACCCCTCTGCTGCGGAAACTAAGGTCTTTAAACCCTCTACCTCTGCCACGACCTTGACCTCTTCCACCAAACGCTTGTTCTTCATCAATAAATATCCAGTTACTTCTCTTAGGCAGGGAAGCGTTACTAGATTCACGTAAAGGCTTGGTCTCCCAGCTACTTTCGGCTATTTCTTGAGAGAATTTGTCAGTCTCTTGAACAGGACTAGGTGGAGAATGACTTTTATCTTCTATTGTGCTGGGAGGAGGGCTTGTAACAGCAGGTTCAGTCTTAACAACAGTCTCTGTTTTTGGAAGAATTTTTTCTATTAAAGTTTTTACCGGCTCTTTAATTTCTGCCTTGGCTTTATCCGGCTCTTTATCCTCTACCTTGAGAGCTTTCAAGACAGGCTTCTTGATAGGTCCAGATCTACGGCCTCTTCCTAGATGCTCAGATTGCTGCTGTGGATTACTGGAATTTGCAGATTCGCCTCTCCAGCACAATTCTCCTGTACTATCCTGGCTCCCACCATCCTCCTTCTTCCAGTGCTCAGATTCCACCAATGGGTCATCTTTTGGAAGATCTTCTTCTGCTTGGCTGGCTGTTTCAGAATATTGATGATGGTGTGCATACCCCCAGCCATTAAACTGGGGCTTTTTATCAGTCTTTAAAAACTCAGGTCCTCTTGAAGCAGAATCCCTGGGTGCCATCTGACGTCCCCTGTTAACACCAGACTCTATTGCTGTTTCACAATGCTGGTACAGGGCATCTTGACCTCTCCTTTGAGGTGAAATGCAACTGCTAAAGCTTCCAGTGGATTTATTTTCATAAGAGACAGATAAATACTCCTCTTCTCTCTCTGAAGGCTCTTGGTGGGTAGGTGAGCATTCTGATTTTTCTCTTGCAGACGAATAAGAGTTTTCATTCCTGAAAGCAAACCAGGTTATTGAGTTAAGTGATAACCCAAAAACAAACAGTAGCTCAAGTGAGCAGTAAAAGTGGCCAACCATGGGCCCATAAAATCTGCAACTTACTGGCCCACGTATGAAGCCTCCAACAGACCTGCATAGTCATTCTATCATATTAATCAGCACAAAACTTTGTAGGAGAATCGACAGTGATTGACTATGCGTTGTCTATAGGTAGGAGGATGCAAACTATCCACGAAACAGCTAAACAAAGACTGACCTGCTGTAGCTCCCCACTGTGGCACGGTCAGTTAGTTTCTGCTGAGGAAGGGAGGAGGCCTTACTGTGTAACTGCACATAGCTCTCCTGGCCCCATCCAGAAATCGGTTCCACTGACTGAGGTCTCCTCTCAGACTGGCAGTTCTGTTCATCTGAATGGCAGCTTCCAGAGCCGCTCATAGAATCCTGCTGGATCATATGCTTCATTACACCTGGTGAAGATAATCGTACATCAGGTTACATCACTTGAGACATTGATGCATGCTGCAATACCTTGCTAAGCAAGTATTTAATAAATGGCTTTATGAAAGATTACAGTAGAAATAAAACTGCCCAAcactttagggtaggactacatggacgttttcgacTGTCGtgtcaacgctgcaacttcatccgacatttctatctcttaccttatttccatcgcatgcgatttgacgccagcgttttgtcgcagtgcgtcggattgcGCTGAAaaagtccatgtagtcctaccctaaggacTTGCAGCAGAGCCTAAGCACCTTAACAATGTCCCAACTGTCTCCATGGTGGTGCTCTGTACTTTGGTAGCAAGGACAGCCACTCATACCTGGAGGGTGGATGGATGAAGGGTAGAAGTCCACAGGGGCACGGCCTTGCGTCATTCGGGGGTCCATGTAAGAAGGCATCATCATCCAGCGGGGATCAAAGCCCAACATCTGCGGGTGAGGGGAATAGAAGGTCCGAGGAGGGTTGGAATGAGTGGAGGCCACGTAggcttgctgttgctgctgctgccactgctgcaTCTTGTACAACTGCTCCTGATGAGATCAATAAATAGCATTTTACCAACTCCTAAAGCCTAACCGTCAAGTATAATGTATAGGTGAAAATAGAAGCAGGAACTGGACTATAATAAGCCACTAAGACTAGTGTTTAAATTTTATTGGCTGCCCTCAATCACAGGATTGTACCTGCTGCTGCTGTCGCTGAAATCGGGGTGGGATCAGTTTTTGGTGTTTACTGAAATCTTGCGCTGGGGACGTAGGTTCTGCATATTCTTCTTCACTGCTGGTTTCAGCCCTTAGGGCTCCAGAAGGCTCCTCTTCTTGATATTCAGAAGGGGATTCCTGGGAGAACTCTGTACAGGGAGGAGGGAAAATGAGTCACAGACACAGCTTTATGGCATAACTATAACGGTAGGCAGTTGAATTGAATCAACAGTCTAGATCAGGGTTAGTCCATCTGCAGCTATATCTTAACACTGTACTGTCTTAACAACCTAAATAAACACACAGAAGGAATTCTTTAAACTATAGCCTCATAATTCAGCCAAACACCAACAACTCCCCCTTCTAAATAGGCCCCTTGCAGCTTATAGGCAACAGGGAGTGCAATCGATTCACCCTGTAAATTAAATGACAGTAGCACCAAATGGATCAACACAGAGATGTGAAAACTCCCAGGCTCCGTAGCTGCAGGGACACTAATGGAGAGGGATTCCCTGCAGGCTGAGCATGTATTAGTAGGCAGCGTGGGTTTACGATGGATTGTCTTTGATAaatgaaggcaattaacatagtGCCTCATGTTGTGTAACATTAGAAGACTGATGATAATGAGAATTAAATTTGATTTTCCTAGAACTGTGCCCGGATGAGCTGGTCTATAGAAACAGCCTTAATGCCTCACTGCCCCCAGCCTCAAGCTACCTGCAATACAGATTGGTCTTGCTCAACCTCAGCCTTATTTCACGTTACCGTTTTTAGAATCCAGGAAATACATAGAAAATGCTAGATATTTAGGGTcattaatatctcagaaaccactaatagAAAATGCACGGTAACCTCTTGTACAGAGAAAACACTGCTCACCTTTTTTACTATCTCATTTTAAAAAAGCCATTGCTATCAAATGGAAAGAGAAACATCCACCTATGATTAATTTTCTGGATAAGCCTGGTAGAACAAACTCTTCCAGTCCTGGAACAAATCTACACTGCAAAAGGTTGGCCCTTTCAAATTCACTACTATTTGGATTCTCTGGACCCTACAAAATTAATCCTATACTAACAGGAAACAAAACACACCTGAGCATCCTATGGACTGgctttaagggatcctgtcatcagaaaacatgtttttttcaaaacgcaacagttaatagtgctaatccagcagaattctgcactgaaatccgtttctcaaaagagcaaactgatttttttatatccaattttgaatctgacatggggctagacatatttcccagctgcccctggtcatgtgacttgtgcctgcactttaggagagaaatgctttctggcaggctgctgtttttccttctcaatgtaactgaatgtgtctcagtgagacatgggtttttactattgagtgttgttcttagatctaccaggcagctgttatcttgtgttagggagctgctatctggttaccttcccattgttcttttgtttggctgctggggggggggaaggtaggggggtgatatcactctaacttgcagtacagcagtaaagagtgattgaagtttatcagagcacaagtcacatgacttggggcagctgggaaattgacaatatgtctagcagcacctcagatttcaaaattgaatataaaaaaatctgtttgctcttttgataaatggatttcagcgcagaattctgctggagcagcactattaactgattcattttgaaaaatttttttttcccatgacagtatctcttttaCTTCATGGACTAAAATGGGACTATTCAAAAACATAACATATGGGTTAAAACCTTCAGCAAGGGAACACATATGTACTGTGATATAACCGATATACACAGGCTAACTGACCCCTCCAAACCTACCTGAAGATTCGC
The sequence above is a segment of the Xenopus laevis strain J_2021 chromosome 8L, Xenopus_laevis_v10.1, whole genome shotgun sequence genome. Coding sequences within it:
- the LOC108698868 gene encoding protein PRRC2B-like isoform X6 — protein: MSDRLGQITKGKDGKSKYSSLNLFDKYKGKSIEAVRTTVIPRHGLQSLGKVAAARRMPPPANLPSLKSENKGNDPNVFIVPKDGTGWANKQEQQDQKSSSATAPPQQESLPQPGLQKSVSNLQKPTPSISQESINLVPGGPKSWAQLNGKPAGQEGGSRGSNRLLSFSPEEFPTLKAAGEQDKAGKEKSVLDPSYGPGPSLRPQSKPLALLPDVTSWRDGGGRSIASSLSPTASPTEPGSKTAIPGEGPPSTSLANDTKELSLRPAQPTRKGPTPFMGNTYHPPTYHDMLPAFMCSQHPPEASGTLDRVSFPTLNSKSRLEPRVPFRQFQMNDNEGRESRFPVAPPRSVRPPRPQIERAPRATIINAEDLKELDDLDNDAEDGWAGLHDEVDYSEKLKFSEDEEEEEKTAAKEGRSKWNGWDGKRQRQVSFNSTDSAEGKHPADDGKVWNDPLSHSRPARRTPEPVPQGPRKPNTWAAVADHQKPAPTAILRQPSIEEKEEKLPQRKNFVQSEISEAVERARKRREEEERRNREERLAACAAKLKQLDQKNKQALKPSVDSSLQLDNKENEDPRSPVSDRSNPQENMPTFRREFSQESPSEYQEEEPSGALRAETSSEEEYAEPTSPAQDFSKHQKLIPPRFQRQQQQEQLYKMQQWQQQQQQAYVASTHSNPPRTFYSPHPQMLGFDPRWMMMPSYMDPRMTQGRAPVDFYPSSIHPPGVMKHMIQQDSMSGSGSCHSDEQNCQSERRPQSVEPISGWGQESYVQLHSKASSLPQQKLTDRATVGSYSRNENSYSSAREKSECSPTHQEPSEREEEYLSVSYENKSTGSFSSCISPQRRGQDALYQHCETAIESGVNRGRQMAPRDSASRGPEFLKTDKKPQFNGWGYAHHHQYSETASQAEEDLPKDDPLVESEHWKKEDGGSQDSTGELCWRGESANSSNPQQQSEHLGRGRRSGPIKKPVLKALKVEDKEPDKAKAEIKEPVKTLIEKILPKTETVVKTEPAVTSPPPSTIEDKSHSPPSPVQETDKFSQEIAESSWETKPLRESSNASLPKRSNWIFIDEEQAFGGRGQGRGRGRGFKDLSFRSRGVSGTYSGQKVSRGRGLREYNPPEDLRGKASRRRVASETHSEGSEYEELPKRRRQRGMENGNEPTVPERETEDVQKGDFQDSWRSNRNYADDQSNADSKSRAPRAFGRSLPPRLSNSYGRRPLATKESSHWQAKTGGSSWQEHGAPSESYGNRHHADRDYAHDYRYADSFPSRGFEEGHGDERRSLFQEEYSDRDSLEKRSFSRRRPPRQDKPPRFRRLRQERDPLGQWSGEETVGAGNSSEHWQARPTGPLNDKSGPILRRSPEMSHHNADHVTEDWETASESSDFSEKRPGDMDGDGSQSGRGLSEKRELSKRSFSSQRPLVERQSRKMEPSGYDEMPARVGGSSSRNDLQKNSGPLKSSRCSEDSYGAESHHRYAMDRSMHCDGGETGKKQERDSRMPGLKSSDKNEAITQFDLKYGDSMLEEESEVGDIGNKPHRVMENDCRKKDQVIQVPSKGSSIQSRIPPRFAKKQNGMCLDQANVTAKEIWESSGQGISVPPGTDTWSKPVSSFSTESSSTEDADYALPPGTATVQAANTVTKLQDALASKAGLTQSIPILRRDHHMQQGMSLNPMSYPTADLTLKMESARKAWENSPSLPEQNSPAGHGSGIQPPSSVGASTGVSYSSFGGVSMPPMPVASVAPSASMPGNHIPPLYLDGHVFTNQPRLVQQTIPQQQGYQQAAAAQQIPISLHTSLQAQAQLGLRGGLPVSQSQEIYSSMQPFRSQVYMHPSLSQPSAMVLTSGTGLKPPYNPFPGMQTLEMVKTQTTSPYQPLNGSQQLMYESQLNQASQMMDSQLTQLTMPMPGSQLQMPRYSSGQQTMILPQSIQLPQGQNLPIGAPRRMQPSMLTSRESSQMEMKSFHFTDGKQNMQTAMQAQHSYR